The Impatiens glandulifera chromosome 3, dImpGla2.1, whole genome shotgun sequence genome contains a region encoding:
- the LOC124931755 gene encoding uncharacterized protein LOC124931755 — translation MSKKGGGGGAALQKDVPWRASPTVKPIPKIHHSPLLRLPQTPYSDYALLVMKDSNPIGSGLGHEAIVEGAGPECIVPGQMKPIKVLGLKVWPIHVDLKFMEPVGRELKSIGKFMDSAVELMNKSFIDN, via the exons ATGTCGAAGAAAGGAGGAGGTGGAGGTGCCGCCTTACAGAAGGATGTTCCATGGAGAGCATCTCCTACGGTTAAACCCATCCCGAAGATTCATCATTCTCCACTTCTTCGTCTTCCCCAGACCCCTTATTCCGATTACGCCCTTTTAGTCATGAAg GATTCGAATCCAATTGGAAGTGGGTTAGGTCATGAAGCAATAGTTGAAGGAGCTGGTCCTGAGTGCATTGTTCCAGGGCAGATGAAACCGATTAAAGTGCTTGGTTTGAAG GTTTGGCCGATTCATGTTGACTTGAAGTTCATGGAACCAGTTGGTCGGGAGCTCAAATCGATAGGAAAG TTTATGGATTCAGCTGTGGAGCTTATGAACAAGTCATTCATAGACAACTGA
- the LOC124930022 gene encoding aspartic proteinase CDR1-like: MPNFSIYYATILLLYITLQFSIASTTNASKLIGFSTYLIHRDSLESPLRDSYVNQTSHVARAIHRSRSRLSHFKSILNLPDNDVDEDENNVYSTIVSSGGEYLTDISIGTPPIKQMVVVDTGSDIVWTQCLPCTKCFKQNQPIFNPQKSSSYHKLECNSSACTAMNNEVQSCDINPTICKYRLAYGDHSISSGELAFETYKLGPTSIPKMVYGCGHDSQGTFDGTASGIIGLGGGSLSFVGQLRDLIGGKFSYCLVYRFDLNKDTRSKISFGSHAIVSGHGVVSTPLIGKKTDTFYYLSLKAISIGETRFPYESLDKSMEVLEDDQSTIVDNGNIIIDSGTTLTYLPHDMYQKVKHALKKAIHHKRVKDPQKKLKLCYKNSKNFRIPPIIFHFAGGADLTLPMTSTFVLNDNLMCLAILPAKVAIYGNLFQMDYLIGYDLQIGKVSFKPTDCSKN; the protein is encoded by the coding sequence ATGCCCAATTTTTCTATCTATTATGCAACAATTTTACTCTTGTATATTACATTACAATTTTCAATTGCTTCTACTACAAATGCATCAAAGTTAATAGGGTTTTCTACTTATCTCATCCATCGCGATTCACTTGAATCACCTTTGCGTGACTCATATGTCAACCAAACTAGCCATGTAGCCAGAGCCATTCATCGTTCTAGATCTCGCTTGTCCCATTTCAAGAGTATTCTAAACCTCCCCGACAACGATGTGGATGAAGATGAAAATAATGTATACTCTACAATCGTGTCGTCTGGTGGAGAGTACCTCACAGATATTTCCATTGGCACACCTCCGATCAAGCAAATGGTGGTTGTTGACACCGGTAGTGACATTGTTTGGACCCAGTGCCTCCCATGTACCAAGTGTTTCAAGCAGAATCAACCCATATTTAATCCCCAAAAGTCATCGTCTTATCACAAATTGGAATGCAATTCAAGTGCATGCACAGCCATGAACAATGAAGTTCAATCATGTGATATTAACCCTACCATATGTAAATATCGTTTAGCATATGGTGACCATTCCATCAGTAGCGGGGAACTAGCCtttgaaacttataaattagGTCCCACTTCCATCCCAAAAATGGTTTACGGGTGCGGACATGATAGTCAAGGCACGTTTGATGGAACCGCTAGTGGCATCATTGGGCTCGGAGGTGGATCACTCTCATTCGTTGGTCAGCTTCGCGATTTGATTGGTGGGAAGTTCTCATACTGCCTAGTGTATCGATTCGATTTGAACAAAGATACAAGAAGCAAGATTAGTTTCGGCAGTCACGCGATCGTGTCTGGGCACGGAGTCGTGTCCACCCCGTTGATTGGAAAGAAGACCGACACGTTCTATTATCTCTCATTGAAAGCGATTAGCATTGGAGAAACAAGGTTTCCGTATGAAAGCCTAGATAAATCCATGGAAGTCTTGGAAGATGACCAAAGTACTATTGTTGACAATGGTAATATCATAATAGACTCGGGCACGACACTAACTTATTTGCCGCACGATATGTACCAGAAAGTGAAGCATGCATTAAAAAAAGCTATTCATCACAAACGGGTAAAAGATCCACAAAAGAAATTGAAGTTATGCTATAAGAACAGCAAGAACTTTAGAATTCCGCCGATCATCTTTCATTTCGCGGGAGGGGCTGACTTGACTTTACCAATGACGAGTACTTTTGTTCTAAACGACAATCTAATGTGTCTAGCAATTCTCCCTGCCAAAGTTGCCATATATGGAAACTTGTTTCAAATGGATTACTTGATTGGTTATGATCTTCAGATAGGAAAAGTCTCTTTCAAACCAACAGATTGTTCAAAGAACTAG
- the LOC124930023 gene encoding polygalacturonase-like, translating to MAMTYLVVILFFASLVLGERSWSELELSRNVNSLDLNPIRRELGSTPTKTFSVDSYGAKADGRYDDTEAFAKAWKAACSSTTSAVLIVPKKSYLLKPITFAGPCKSSLTVQIIGTIEASNNRADYKDDNKHWLIFENIENLLVQGGGTIDGNGKIWWQNSCKINKALACTDSPNALTFYGCKNLIVENLKIQNAQRMHISFQKCTIVEASYLTISSPESSPNTDGIHVTNTQNIKISNCIIATGDDCISIVSGSQQVQATGITCGPGHGISIGSLGEANSEAHVSDVVVDGAKLIRTTNGVRIKTWQGGSGSASNIKFQNIQMIGVSNPIIIDQNYCDQKKKCNKQTSAVQVKNVLYKNIHGTSASNIAITLNCNENYPCQQIVMQNVNLDKEDGFAAKASCINAKFSGTSAMSPNCNST from the exons ATGGCAATGACATATCTTGTTGTCATTCTCTTCTTTGCATCCCTGGTTTTGGGCGAAAGATCATGGTCTGAGTTGGAACTTAGCCGTAATGTGAACTCGCTTGATCTTAATCCTATCAGAAGGGAACTCGGAAGTACTCCTACTAAAACATTTAGCGTTGATTCTTATGGAGCTAAGGCTGATGGACGTTACGATGATACTGAG GCATTTGCAAAGGCTTGGAAGGCAGCTTGTTCCTCTACTACGAGTGCGGTCCTTATAGTTCCCAAGAAGAGCTATTTGTTAAAACCAATCACCTTCGCCGGTCCTTGCAAATCTTCTCTTACGGTTCAG attattggcaCCATTGAAGCATCGAATAACCGGGCAGACTACAAGGATGACAACAAACACTGGctcatatttgaaaatattgaaaatttgttaGTCCAAGGAGGCGGAACCATCGATGGAAATGGAAAGATTTGGTGGCAAAATTCTTGCAAGATCAACAAAGCCCTT GCTTGCACGGATTCTCCAAAT GCATTAACCTTCTATGGATGTAAGAACTTGATAGTGGAGAATTTGAAGATCCAAAACGCACAAAGAATGCACATCTCTTTCCAGAAATGCACCATAGTCGAAGCCTCTTATCTCACGATATCTTCGCCTGAGAGCAGCCCCAATACCGACGGAATCCACGTCACCAACAcccaaaatatcaaaatctcCAATTGTATCATTGCTACAG gTGATGATTGCATCTCAATCGTGAGTGGATCACAACAAGTACAAGCAACCGGCATTACATGTGGACCTGGTCATGGAATAAG TATTGGAAGCTTAGGAGAAGCAAATTCAGAAGCCCATGTTTCAGATGTGGTGGTGGATGGGGCTAAACTCATTAGGACTACAAATGGAGTTAGAATTAAGACTTGGCAG GGAGGATCTGGATCTGCAAGTAACATTAAGTTTCAAAACATTCAAATGATCGGAGTGTCTAATCCCATCATTATTGACCAAAACTATTGTGACCAAAAGAAGAAGTGTAACAAGCAG ACTTCGGCGGTTCAAGTGAAGAATGTTCTCTACAAGAACATACATGGAACGAGCGCATCCAACATTGCAATTACGTTAAACTGTAATGAAAATTATCCGTGCCAACAGATTGTGATGCAAAATGTCAACTTAGATAAAGAGGATGGCTTTGCGGCAAAAGCTTCTTGCATCAACGCGAAGTTCAGTGGAACTAGCGCCATGTCCCCTAATTGTAACTCTACTTGA